The Hymenobacter baengnokdamensis genome includes a region encoding these proteins:
- a CDS encoding sensor histidine kinase yields the protein MSLKTQIRLGVCLMLALLLGLGSYVLLTIARLETETPSVQLTNALAAQHAVWLFLFISSALGIVLMVRLPRLVVRPLHRLTADVERVAAPGPVTRVAVTRNNEIGSVAAAVNRVLRQAEDERRATLAELITQRNRTDSLVRGLDEGLLLIDQHGLIVLANPVACLLLGQPAKELLGQPAAAVARHNEMLREWLHALDKPAAPPADSASNPEANRPAGPVYTVRPHGENLHYQLTVSPVTEVNEQLQQAVPAGHVFCLRDVSAFKNLDQVKSEFLATISHELKTPLSSINLSLMLLQDERLEAARRQEIAGGIRSETQRLLGMVGQLIEVARLDAGRGIKLTLGPVPLPEVVRYATDIVRAQLTDKALRLSLKLAEPLPAALADVEKTTWVLINLLSNAIRYSPHGAGLTIRAVPWGEMVQLSVEDEGPGISKEYHQRIFQRFGGVPGAAQVRGGSGLGLSISREFITAQGGQLWVESQPGAGSCFTFTLPAAN from the coding sequence ATGTCTCTAAAAACTCAAATCCGTCTGGGGGTATGCCTGATGCTGGCGCTGCTGCTAGGGCTGGGCTCCTACGTGCTGCTCACCATCGCGCGGCTTGAAACCGAGACGCCCAGCGTGCAGCTAACCAATGCCCTGGCCGCGCAGCACGCGGTATGGCTGTTCCTGTTCATTAGCAGCGCCCTGGGTATTGTGCTGATGGTGAGGCTGCCGCGGCTGGTAGTGCGCCCGCTGCACCGCCTCACCGCCGATGTGGAGCGCGTGGCGGCGCCCGGCCCGGTTACGCGCGTGGCCGTGACCCGCAACAACGAAATCGGCAGCGTAGCGGCGGCCGTCAACCGGGTGCTGCGCCAGGCCGAAGATGAGCGCCGCGCCACCCTGGCCGAGCTGATAACCCAGCGCAACCGCACCGACAGCCTCGTGCGTGGCCTCGACGAAGGCTTGCTGCTCATTGACCAGCACGGCCTTATCGTATTAGCCAACCCCGTGGCGTGCCTGCTGCTGGGTCAGCCGGCCAAAGAATTGCTCGGCCAGCCCGCCGCCGCCGTAGCCCGCCACAACGAGATGCTGCGCGAGTGGCTGCACGCCCTCGATAAGCCGGCCGCACCGCCCGCCGACTCTGCCAGCAACCCGGAAGCTAACCGGCCGGCCGGCCCAGTATATACGGTGCGGCCCCACGGCGAAAACCTGCATTACCAGCTCACGGTGAGCCCCGTAACGGAAGTTAATGAGCAGCTGCAACAGGCGGTGCCGGCCGGGCATGTATTCTGCTTGCGCGATGTTTCGGCATTTAAAAACCTCGACCAGGTGAAGTCGGAGTTTCTGGCGACCATCTCGCACGAGTTGAAAACGCCGCTCTCCAGCATCAACCTCAGCCTGATGCTGCTGCAAGACGAGCGCCTAGAGGCGGCCCGACGGCAGGAAATAGCGGGCGGCATTCGCAGCGAAACCCAGCGGCTGCTGGGCATGGTGGGCCAGCTTATCGAAGTGGCGCGGCTCGATGCGGGCCGGGGCATCAAGCTGACCCTGGGGCCGGTGCCGCTACCCGAAGTAGTGCGCTACGCCACCGACATCGTGCGCGCCCAGCTTACCGACAAGGCTCTGCGCCTGTCGCTGAAGCTGGCCGAGCCGCTGCCCGCCGCCCTGGCCGACGTAGAAAAAACTACCTGGGTGCTTATCAACCTCTTATCTAATGCTATTCGCTACTCGCCGCACGGCGCGGGGCTTACCATCCGGGCCGTACCCTGGGGCGAGATGGTGCAGCTGAGCGTGGAAGACGAAGGACCCGGCATCTCGAAGGAATACCACCAGCGTATTTTTCAGCGCTTCGGCGGGGTGCCGGGGGCGGCGCAGGTGCGCGGCGGCTCGGGCCTGGGGCTGAGTATTTCGCGCGAGTTTATTACGGCGCAGGGCGGGCAGCTGTGGGTCGAGAGCCAGCCGGGGGCCGGCAGCTGCTTCACTTTTACGCTACCTGCTGCGAATTAA
- a CDS encoding sigma-54-dependent transcriptional regulator, with amino-acid sequence MPTGTLLLIDDEARLRQLLAQVLELEGYVVLQAPDAYRGLALLAEHAAEVLVVLSDVKLPDGHGVELLPRFRALAPLAEVVLLTAFGTIPDGVKAMKLGAFDYLTKGDFEQQLVVVVERAAEKARLQRRVHELEKRVGQRHSFESMIGEAPALRRAQHLARQVAPTDSTVLLEGPTGAGKELFAQALHEASGRRSKPFVAVNCSAFPKDLLESELFGYKKGAFTGALTDKKGLLEEASGGTLFLDEIGELELNVQAKFLRVLEMQQFTKLGDTKPTSVNVRLVAATNRNLKQEAAEGRFRPDLYYRLSVFTILVPSLKERASDVPLLAGFFLQHFAARLAKRLPGLAPDTVAALQAYAWPGNVRELKNVLERAAILAPAGELLALEYLPEEFQTGAHPVFSTDDESLRALEARHIKRLMGDLQGSKPEVARKLGIGLTTLYRKLQEYGLEE; translated from the coding sequence ATGCCCACCGGAACCCTGCTCCTCATCGACGACGAAGCGCGCTTGCGCCAGCTGCTGGCCCAGGTGCTGGAGCTGGAAGGCTACGTGGTGCTGCAAGCCCCCGACGCCTACCGGGGCCTGGCGCTGCTGGCCGAGCACGCCGCCGAGGTGCTGGTGGTGCTCTCCGACGTGAAGCTGCCCGACGGCCACGGCGTGGAGCTGCTGCCGCGCTTCCGGGCGCTGGCTCCTTTGGCTGAGGTGGTGTTGCTCACGGCCTTCGGCACCATCCCCGACGGAGTGAAGGCCATGAAGCTCGGGGCTTTTGACTACCTCACCAAGGGCGATTTTGAGCAGCAGCTGGTAGTGGTAGTGGAGCGCGCCGCCGAAAAGGCCCGGCTCCAGCGCCGCGTGCACGAACTGGAAAAGCGCGTGGGTCAGCGCCACAGCTTCGAGAGCATGATTGGCGAGGCGCCGGCCCTGCGCCGCGCCCAGCACCTGGCCCGGCAGGTGGCGCCCACCGACTCGACGGTATTGCTCGAAGGCCCCACTGGCGCGGGCAAGGAGCTGTTTGCTCAGGCGCTGCACGAGGCCAGCGGGCGCCGGAGCAAGCCGTTTGTGGCCGTCAATTGCAGCGCCTTCCCCAAGGATTTGCTCGAATCGGAGCTGTTTGGCTACAAGAAAGGCGCTTTCACCGGGGCGCTTACCGATAAGAAAGGGCTGCTGGAAGAAGCCAGCGGCGGCACGCTGTTTCTGGACGAAATCGGCGAGCTGGAGCTGAACGTGCAGGCCAAGTTCCTGCGGGTGCTGGAGATGCAGCAGTTTACCAAGCTCGGCGATACCAAGCCCACGAGCGTGAACGTGCGCCTGGTGGCCGCCACCAACCGCAACCTCAAGCAGGAGGCTGCCGAAGGGCGCTTCCGGCCCGACTTGTACTACCGGCTCTCGGTGTTCACTATCCTGGTGCCTTCCCTGAAGGAGCGCGCCTCCGACGTGCCGCTGCTGGCCGGTTTTTTTCTGCAGCACTTCGCGGCCCGGCTGGCCAAGCGCCTGCCCGGCCTGGCCCCCGATACCGTGGCTGCGCTGCAAGCCTACGCCTGGCCCGGCAATGTGCGCGAGCTGAAAAACGTGCTGGAGCGCGCCGCCATCCTGGCCCCGGCCGGCGAGCTGCTGGCGCTGGAGTATTTGCCCGAAGAATTCCAGACTGGTGCCCACCCGGTTTTCTCTACTGACGACGAAAGCCTGCGCGCGCTGGAGGCGCGCCACATCAAGCGGCTCATGGGCGACTTGCAGGGCAGCAAGCCGGAAGTGGCCAGGAAGCTGGGCATTGGCCTGACGACATTATATAGGAAATTACAGGAATACGGATTGGAGGAGTAA
- a CDS encoding ATP-binding cassette domain-containing protein — MTALPHSYKDPLLTLQDVSMRFGSEVILRDLNVQVLDVIRPGVCQGQVVGIYGRSGIGKSVLCRLLAGLATPSTGTVRVGEAQQPVQAGAVGYVQQRYPLFNHLTLLDNLLLAARRKHASAEAQARTDAYLSRFGLAAHARKYPAHLSGGQRQRAAIAQQLLCSDHLILLDEPFSGLDVAMIDEVKKIIIEVTTMDELNTVLIVSHDIATTTALADRLWLLAPERNPTTGQLLPGATISPRHQYNLAQLGLAWHPDVEAEPEFAQFVEGIKAEIRGS; from the coding sequence ATGACCGCTCTTCCCCACTCCTACAAAGACCCGCTGCTCACGCTGCAAGATGTGTCGATGCGCTTCGGCTCCGAAGTCATTCTGCGCGACCTCAACGTGCAGGTGCTCGATGTTATCCGCCCCGGCGTGTGCCAGGGGCAGGTGGTGGGCATCTACGGGCGCTCGGGCATCGGCAAGTCGGTGCTGTGCCGGCTGCTGGCGGGGCTGGCCACGCCCAGCACCGGCACCGTGCGGGTGGGCGAAGCCCAGCAGCCCGTGCAGGCCGGCGCCGTAGGCTACGTGCAGCAGCGCTACCCGCTCTTCAACCACCTCACGCTGCTCGACAACCTGCTGCTGGCCGCCCGCCGCAAGCACGCCTCCGCCGAGGCCCAGGCCCGCACCGACGCCTACCTGAGCCGCTTCGGGCTGGCCGCCCACGCCCGCAAGTACCCGGCCCACCTCTCGGGCGGGCAGCGCCAGCGGGCGGCCATCGCGCAGCAGCTACTCTGCTCCGACCACCTCATCCTGCTCGATGAGCCCTTTTCAGGCCTCGACGTGGCCATGATTGACGAGGTCAAAAAAATCATCATCGAAGTCACCACAATGGACGAGCTGAACACCGTGCTCATCGTCTCGCACGACATTGCCACCACCACGGCCCTCGCCGACCGCCTCTGGCTGCTCGCCCCCGAGCGCAACCCAACCACCGGCCAGCTGCTGCCCGGCGCCACCATCAGCCCCCGCCACCAGTACAACCTGGCCCAGCTCGGCCTGGCCTGGCACCCCGACGTGGAAGCCGAACCCGAATTCGCCCAGTTTGTGGAGGGGATAAAGGCGGAGATTCGGGGGAGTTAG
- a CDS encoding transposase, which produces MPDLIQYERRLPHRLPPGKAVFLTFRLAGSLPRQLLAQWREEDELKRNRLELSPDQRYEAQKRYFGRFDVQLARADCGPVWLAQPEVAALVRQSLHYLDGKGYDLLGYCLMPNHVHLVAVLPIGAPALVKTLQRLKGYTATQANKLLGRTGAFWQAESYDHVVRQGELARIMAYVAENPVKAGLVTDWQQWPYTYVTPL; this is translated from the coding sequence ATGCCCGATTTGATTCAGTATGAGCGTCGCCTGCCCCACCGTTTACCGCCGGGCAAGGCTGTTTTTCTCACCTTTCGGCTGGCGGGCTCATTGCCTCGGCAATTACTGGCGCAGTGGCGCGAGGAAGACGAGCTGAAGCGAAATCGTTTGGAGCTGAGTCCTGACCAGCGCTACGAAGCGCAGAAGCGGTATTTCGGCCGTTTTGATGTGCAGCTGGCCAGGGCCGACTGCGGCCCGGTCTGGCTGGCGCAGCCCGAAGTAGCTGCTCTGGTAAGACAGTCGCTGCATTACCTTGATGGTAAAGGCTACGACCTGCTCGGCTACTGCCTAATGCCCAACCATGTACACCTGGTTGCGGTGCTTCCCATTGGCGCGCCGGCTTTGGTGAAAACCTTGCAGCGCCTGAAGGGCTACACGGCCACCCAGGCGAATAAGCTCCTGGGGCGCACGGGGGCTTTCTGGCAAGCCGAGAGCTACGACCACGTAGTACGCCAGGGAGAGCTGGCGCGTATTATGGCCTACGTAGCGGAGAACCCGGTAAAAGCTGGTCTGGTAACGGATTGGCAGCAGTGGCCCTACACATACGTGACCCCCTTGTAG
- a CDS encoding ABC transporter permease has product MSPLFIPNAHPRRATLAALVAGQVLALLALWLFYPLQLFPSLGDVFRALGDLITSQGLLQELWASLLTAFQALGIATVLALFISYLTALPFFRPLAFAASKLRYLTLTGLTFFMALLLSSGHQVKLSVLVFGATVYLVTGMTRVILGTTQEELDHARTLGLGEWGSFWQVVVRGKLADMLEVVRQNFAIIWTLITLVETLYQSEGGIGLLLYKQNRYLHLDGVVAIQLVILAVGVAQDYGFEAVKKVFFPYAELGKM; this is encoded by the coding sequence ATGAGCCCTCTCTTCATTCCCAATGCCCACCCGCGCCGCGCTACCCTGGCCGCCTTGGTGGCCGGCCAGGTGCTGGCCCTGCTGGCGCTGTGGCTGTTCTACCCGCTCCAGCTTTTCCCGAGCCTCGGTGATGTTTTTCGGGCCCTCGGCGACCTCATCACCAGCCAGGGCTTGTTGCAGGAGCTGTGGGCCAGCCTGCTCACGGCCTTCCAGGCGCTGGGTATTGCGACGGTGCTGGCGCTGTTTATTTCGTATCTCACGGCGCTGCCGTTTTTCCGGCCACTGGCGTTTGCGGCTTCCAAGCTGCGCTACCTTACGCTTACGGGGCTCACGTTTTTTATGGCGCTGCTACTTAGCTCGGGCCATCAGGTCAAGCTTTCGGTGCTGGTGTTCGGGGCCACGGTGTACCTCGTCACGGGCATGACACGCGTCATCCTGGGCACCACGCAGGAGGAGCTGGACCACGCCCGCACCCTGGGCCTGGGCGAGTGGGGCAGCTTCTGGCAGGTAGTGGTGCGTGGCAAGCTGGCCGACATGCTCGAAGTCGTGCGCCAGAATTTCGCCATTATCTGGACCCTGATAACGCTCGTGGAAACCCTCTACCAATCGGAAGGAGGTATCGGTCTTTTGCTATATAAACAAAACCGCTACCTGCACCTCGATGGCGTGGTAGCTATTCAGCTGGTCATTCTGGCCGTGGGCGTGGCGCAGGATTATGGCTTCGAGGCAGTAAAGAAGGTATTTTTTCCTTACGCCGAGCTGGGTAAAATGTAG
- a CDS encoding OmpA family protein, whose amino-acid sequence MTTRGKIVLFALFLALAYFGFNKLIASGRFFKKADTQSVLLSSIELPAAPSGSRATLVVPLAPLPGTAPAENGTPVVWEVMAWNSQMAGMLANGGPRTTMGSALAANKVDMQIVRQDDVSKMQADLVKNALDLQSNPSTPGLIVSIMGDGLPAFSAVQSQLQKAGTQLQVIPYSVGKSFGEDKLMGPKEWLDNPKAALGKTIACYLRDGDHNIALKWCADNGLKVNPDETTYDPEAVNFMAASDFLAAAEKYIVGKPESRTKVVSGHSTGVKVDVVADAVATWTPGDVNIAKQKGGLVNIVSTKDYSNQMPNIMVTTKRWYDAHQPAVLSLMTAFAVAGDQVKSHPEALTRAADVSAQVYGDQDKPGAYWLKYYKGTSEADRTGQVVELGGSKAFNFNDNLTLFGLDNGGTNIYAAVYKTFGDVQSKLYPKEMPSYVPLTQMLDLSLLRKLQAQYKGKTLAPAETQSFAADDEIRRSVSKRAWNIEFNTGQSTFTPAAQRELSQLFDDLVVAGRLKVAVHGYTDNTGNADKNQQLSEARAEAVAHWLEAKSASAFPQGRVQVYAHGAAEPVAPNTTEAGKAQNRRVEVVLGN is encoded by the coding sequence ATGACAACTCGCGGTAAAATCGTGCTATTCGCACTCTTTCTGGCCCTCGCTTACTTTGGATTTAACAAGCTGATTGCCAGCGGCAGATTCTTCAAAAAAGCCGATACCCAATCGGTACTCCTCAGCTCCATCGAGCTGCCGGCGGCCCCCAGCGGCAGCCGCGCCACGCTGGTGGTGCCGCTGGCCCCGCTGCCCGGCACCGCCCCCGCCGAAAACGGCACGCCCGTAGTGTGGGAAGTGATGGCCTGGAACTCCCAGATGGCTGGCATGCTCGCCAACGGCGGCCCCCGCACCACCATGGGCTCGGCCCTGGCCGCCAACAAGGTCGATATGCAGATTGTGCGCCAGGACGACGTATCGAAGATGCAGGCCGACCTGGTGAAAAATGCCCTCGACCTGCAAAGCAATCCCAGCACGCCGGGCCTGATTGTGAGCATCATGGGCGACGGCCTGCCGGCCTTCTCGGCCGTGCAGAGCCAGCTGCAAAAGGCGGGTACGCAGCTCCAGGTCATTCCCTACTCGGTGGGTAAAAGCTTTGGCGAAGACAAATTGATGGGGCCGAAGGAATGGCTCGATAACCCCAAGGCCGCGCTGGGCAAAACCATCGCCTGCTACCTGCGCGACGGCGACCACAACATTGCCCTGAAATGGTGCGCCGACAACGGACTGAAAGTGAACCCCGACGAAACGACCTACGACCCGGAGGCAGTAAACTTCATGGCTGCCAGCGACTTCCTGGCAGCCGCCGAAAAGTACATCGTGGGCAAGCCCGAGTCGCGCACCAAGGTGGTAAGCGGCCACAGCACCGGCGTAAAAGTGGACGTGGTGGCCGACGCCGTCGCCACCTGGACGCCCGGCGACGTGAACATCGCCAAGCAAAAAGGCGGCCTGGTGAACATCGTGAGCACCAAAGACTACTCGAACCAGATGCCCAACATCATGGTGACGACCAAGCGCTGGTACGACGCCCACCAGCCCGCCGTGCTGAGCCTGATGACGGCCTTCGCCGTGGCCGGCGACCAGGTGAAATCGCACCCCGAAGCCCTGACCCGCGCCGCCGACGTCTCGGCGCAGGTGTACGGCGACCAGGACAAGCCCGGCGCCTACTGGCTCAAGTACTACAAAGGCACCAGCGAGGCCGACCGCACCGGCCAGGTGGTGGAGCTGGGCGGCAGTAAGGCCTTCAACTTCAACGATAACCTGACGCTGTTTGGCCTAGACAACGGCGGCACCAATATCTACGCGGCCGTATATAAGACCTTCGGCGACGTGCAAAGCAAGCTTTACCCCAAGGAAATGCCCAGCTACGTGCCGCTGACCCAGATGCTCGACCTGAGTCTGCTGCGCAAGCTGCAAGCCCAGTACAAGGGCAAGACCCTCGCCCCGGCCGAAACCCAGTCTTTTGCCGCCGACGATGAAATTCGCCGCAGCGTGAGCAAGCGCGCCTGGAACATCGAGTTTAACACCGGCCAGAGCACCTTCACCCCCGCTGCCCAACGCGAATTGAGCCAGCTCTTCGACGACCTCGTGGTGGCCGGCCGCCTCAAAGTGGCCGTACACGGCTACACCGACAACACCGGCAACGCCGATAAGAACCAGCAGCTCTCCGAGGCCCGCGCCGAGGCCGTGGCCCACTGGCTCGAAGCCAAGAGCGCCAGCGCTTTCCCGCAGGGCCGCGTGCAGGTGTACGCCCACGGCGCCGCCGAGCCGGTAGCCCCCAACACCACCGAGGCCGGCAAAGCCCAGAACCGCCGCGTGGAAGTAGTGCTGGGCAACTAA
- a CDS encoding TnsA endonuclease N-terminal domain-containing protein: MEQPVTISYVDQGKTRRYTPDFLARYVAGKPPQLIEVKYAADLVAKQEEFVARFQAARQYAQAQGWEFSIWTEAEIKTPYLKNAKFLLRFRSSTLVVRSEYRQLLLEVLAQLGRATPAEVLLVAFENPERQAELLPVLWHLVSTHQLGCNLLEPLTMSSPLWSLHNQSLSRHG, translated from the coding sequence GTGGAACAGCCTGTTACCATTTCCTACGTTGACCAGGGGAAGACTCGGCGCTACACGCCTGACTTTCTGGCTCGCTATGTGGCGGGTAAGCCCCCACAGTTAATAGAAGTCAAGTATGCGGCCGACCTAGTAGCCAAGCAGGAAGAGTTCGTAGCCCGCTTCCAAGCCGCCCGGCAGTACGCGCAGGCCCAAGGGTGGGAGTTCAGCATCTGGACTGAGGCGGAAATAAAAACCCCGTATCTGAAGAATGCCAAGTTCTTGTTGCGCTTCCGCTCCTCGACCCTCGTCGTGCGGTCCGAATACCGACAACTACTGCTAGAAGTGTTGGCCCAGCTGGGACGTGCAACCCCGGCCGAGGTCCTATTGGTAGCCTTCGAAAATCCGGAGCGGCAGGCGGAGCTATTGCCGGTGCTGTGGCACCTGGTGAGTACCCACCAACTGGGCTGTAATTTATTAGAGCCGCTTACGATGAGTAGCCCGCTTTGGAGCCTGCATAACCAATCCTTATCGCGTCATGGTTAA
- a CDS encoding helix-turn-helix domain-containing protein, with translation MVKIEAKPGQRYLYREQPVRIRYTLDLHLVLGEYEATGESVRIPVADLRPLDEAARQTEPRDDIFSIPEKAWAKAEHRFSILQPILADRGNLALVDQACQDNEVGRSTIYRWLKLYDDTGSVRSLVDLPRSGGKDKSRLGEAQNAIITEAITTHYLTRQKKTANEVVEEVRRLCQQAKPKLKVPTEKTVRRRIHQLEEEETTRRRLGNKAAQDRYRPQQGELPDAEYPLQLVELDHTKVDIILVDEVYRKPLGKPYLTMAIDTYSRMIMGIHLSYDPPGAIGTGLCIAHMLLPKETWLAKVGVEGEWPCWGVPAVLHLDNAREFRGNMLLRACEKYDIRLEYRPVRTPHYGGHIERMMGHTMRKVHTLPGATFSNPQQRGEYDSEKMAAFTLREFEQWLTTYITEVYHKRVHSMTYQTPYERFRAGILGTPDQPGTGLPERYYDERQVRLDFMPAIERSVQQYGVQVDHVYYYADVLRSYVNRRTPGSGKHGGKQLLTFKRDPRDLSVLYLLEPGTNLYHRIPYRNTSRPSISIWEHRAAIRQLKQQGVAQVDEDSIFAAYDRMRAQELAAVKKTQSMTPSVLRMLKEVPVEELFMRTKTEPLDSVAPATVLVEPLSQPENTPPSWSTATLQPFDDAGFYAL, from the coding sequence ATGGTTAAGATAGAAGCAAAACCCGGCCAGCGCTATCTCTACCGCGAGCAGCCTGTTCGAATCCGGTACACGCTCGACCTGCATCTGGTACTGGGTGAGTATGAGGCCACGGGAGAATCCGTGCGCATTCCCGTGGCTGACCTACGGCCACTTGACGAGGCGGCCAGGCAGACTGAGCCACGGGATGATATATTCAGCATCCCAGAAAAGGCCTGGGCTAAGGCCGAGCACCGGTTTTCCATTCTTCAACCCATCCTGGCGGACCGCGGGAACCTGGCACTTGTCGACCAGGCCTGTCAGGACAATGAAGTGGGCAGGTCCACTATCTATCGCTGGTTGAAGCTCTACGATGACACTGGTTCTGTGCGGTCGCTGGTCGATTTGCCCCGCTCGGGGGGCAAAGATAAGTCCCGGCTGGGTGAGGCCCAGAATGCGATTATTACCGAGGCCATCACCACTCACTACTTGACCCGGCAGAAAAAGACGGCTAACGAAGTAGTAGAGGAGGTAAGGCGGCTCTGCCAGCAGGCCAAGCCCAAGCTGAAGGTACCGACGGAGAAGACGGTTCGGCGGCGCATCCACCAATTAGAAGAGGAGGAGACGACGCGCCGGCGATTAGGTAACAAGGCTGCTCAGGACCGCTACCGGCCCCAGCAGGGCGAGTTACCCGATGCCGAGTACCCGCTCCAACTGGTGGAGCTGGACCACACCAAGGTAGATATCATTCTCGTGGACGAGGTGTATCGCAAGCCACTTGGCAAGCCCTACCTGACGATGGCCATTGATACGTACTCGCGTATGATAATGGGTATCCACTTATCCTACGACCCGCCGGGAGCCATCGGCACAGGTCTGTGCATCGCCCATATGCTGCTGCCGAAGGAAACGTGGCTGGCCAAGGTGGGGGTGGAGGGGGAGTGGCCCTGCTGGGGGGTGCCCGCCGTGCTCCACTTGGATAACGCCCGCGAGTTTCGGGGAAACATGCTGCTACGGGCCTGTGAGAAATATGACATTCGGCTGGAATACCGACCCGTGCGGACTCCTCACTATGGAGGCCACATCGAGCGGATGATGGGCCATACAATGCGCAAGGTGCACACGCTGCCCGGGGCCACGTTTTCTAATCCCCAGCAGCGAGGGGAGTACGATTCGGAGAAAATGGCCGCGTTCACGCTCCGCGAGTTCGAGCAGTGGCTGACGACATACATTACCGAGGTGTATCATAAGCGCGTACACAGCATGACCTACCAGACTCCCTATGAGCGCTTCCGCGCTGGCATCCTGGGTACGCCTGACCAGCCGGGTACGGGCTTACCGGAGCGTTACTACGACGAGCGGCAGGTCCGGCTGGATTTCATGCCCGCCATCGAGCGCTCGGTGCAGCAATACGGGGTACAGGTAGACCATGTGTACTACTATGCCGATGTGCTGCGCTCCTACGTTAACCGCCGGACGCCGGGCAGTGGCAAGCACGGAGGCAAGCAACTGCTCACCTTCAAGCGTGACCCCCGCGACCTTAGTGTCCTGTACCTGTTGGAGCCGGGTACCAATCTGTATCACCGGATTCCATACCGTAACACCAGCCGCCCCAGCATTTCCATCTGGGAACACCGGGCCGCCATTCGGCAACTCAAGCAGCAGGGAGTAGCGCAGGTGGACGAGGATAGCATTTTTGCTGCCTATGACCGGATGCGGGCGCAAGAACTAGCGGCAGTAAAGAAAACCCAGTCCATGACTCCCAGCGTCCTGCGGATGCTGAAGGAGGTACCTGTGGAGGAACTATTCATGCGTACCAAAACGGAGCCGCTAGACAGTGTAGCCCCGGCAACTGTACTAGTCGAGCCGCTAAGTCAACCTGAGAATACTCCCCCTTCCTGGTCGACAGCTACTCTTCAACCCTTTGACGACGCAGGATTTTACGCCCTATGA
- a CDS encoding TniB family NTP-binding protein, which produces MKWIPYARARRIGQKMHDLLHHPPSYRMPNLLVVGDTGNGKTHIIRRFAAAHPSYTREEDGHLIAPVLYLQAPPDADERSFYHALLDITGTPYRVADRGDRKQRQVINTLRRLETRLLIIDEIQHVLAGNQTKQRQFLNVLKYLSNELMLPLVGAGIGTAFNAIQHDEQLASRFEPIGLPRWRMGEEYIRLLMTFERLLPLQKPSNLSEEKLAYKLLSLSEGSLGELTNILQRAAIQAVDTKEEYISLGLLGKLDYSTRSDLSNYEKLMAD; this is translated from the coding sequence ATGAAGTGGATCCCCTATGCTCGGGCCCGCCGCATCGGGCAGAAGATGCACGACCTGTTGCATCACCCGCCTTCTTACCGGATGCCTAACCTACTCGTGGTGGGGGATACCGGCAATGGCAAAACTCACATCATCAGACGCTTTGCGGCTGCTCACCCCTCTTATACCCGGGAAGAGGATGGGCACCTCATCGCCCCGGTACTCTACCTCCAGGCCCCACCCGATGCGGACGAGCGTAGCTTTTACCACGCGCTGCTTGATATAACAGGAACGCCCTACCGGGTTGCCGACCGGGGTGACCGTAAGCAGCGCCAGGTTATTAATACGCTTCGGCGCCTAGAAACCCGGCTGCTCATCATTGACGAAATCCAGCACGTGCTGGCCGGTAACCAGACCAAGCAGCGTCAATTCTTGAACGTGCTCAAGTACTTATCCAATGAACTGATGCTGCCGCTAGTCGGCGCAGGCATTGGTACCGCGTTCAACGCCATCCAGCACGATGAGCAGCTAGCAAGTCGGTTTGAGCCTATCGGCCTGCCCCGGTGGCGGATGGGCGAGGAGTATATCCGCCTGTTGATGACCTTCGAACGCCTGCTCCCCTTGCAGAAGCCCTCTAACTTGAGCGAGGAAAAACTGGCTTACAAGCTTCTGAGTCTGAGCGAAGGAAGCCTAGGAGAGCTGACTAATATTTTACAGCGGGCCGCCATTCAGGCCGTTGATACGAAAGAGGAATATATCAGCCTGGGCTTGCTTGGGAAATTGGATTACTCTACGCGGTCCGACTTATCCAACTACGAGAAATTAATGGCAGACTAG